In the Brachyhypopomus gauderio isolate BG-103 chromosome 4, BGAUD_0.2, whole genome shotgun sequence genome, one interval contains:
- the LOC143511638 gene encoding uncharacterized protein LOC143511638 codes for MDNIRCSEEEVPFSVQVVLSKIESAQLNRTKQEIAEKLQVILNKINRVFLSARLGTAIEHEEELDEDEVKPSDRQNRKKCVQMLRTFVQSRTDNKNNLSVILECLNDVGQELQNIQDDKRFQLAELEEWVVEIEDNIQMFLCDMTSCLVRLKELGALLFQLDSKPTKKKKEEITKDGVWRWWRESKVNGKILWKLQAFRPPSAKNILLEISLGTKTATELSFMLADMAESLSCNRAMGMAFTYAQSGLQNLNGAFQEQSSHVQHLQTLLDQLKLDWQAEVNRTKAELEDCKKKVAKLEGENRRLREEKDTCQLLVHQLTEDNRSLSEQQTALRAPSGKRPVLAHSAMVESKSNLLEGFHSYVLNIIETYLSKIPRHKENDIPEELQDKGLNADVASEPGILYTILLNIINDSFKNLDVSLYSHDPEIILEMATSDIEVDQGKFPENATKTSVNIPTEIRNTFPTHKLDISKMDLDEQIPVDHNLARNKKFPEHKWDTAEARVVDKEAHDEDEIGDSLTVMEQLSDTNRRKQDPTELLVHHNVQQMCSQTKTKQTELTEDQSGYSFQERLSCTSSPTSDRVNEEGPDETCQKSTKPPQTKRSVTRCVKLDDSTQKQKGTLKTLLQSENVKHFENEMEREGDNISRTLLEGVRYQMDHETKRTNLLLLQNAMQNGKISVQLYKLCKELMGNAHNVKLKCLVFLLRKYMAFRALWQVRHQLNLKLCSAREQRNGLAVKEYYIILTKLERYEGLVLGRWRTRQTEEERRYRTSLGRIIYMFNRLREEYCLDLLNPCPCKSYLLGHHFLAFEPREIQRPVIHPRWCHSMKSPNYLMKPKKNISLLPGTREVARTENPTLWKCPGNGVEVATGPSRTCAGPTIPHLLERSIHYNSSALKALQDSTGGVTEERRDP; via the exons ATGGACAACATTAGATGTTCAGAAGAAGAGGTGCCATTCTCCGTTCAGGTTGTGTTGAGTAAAATTGAAAGTGCACAGCTGAATCGAACAAAACAG GAGATTGCTGAAAAGCTGCAAGTGATCCTGAACAAGATTAATCGTGTTTTCCTCAGCGCGAGGCTGGGCACAGCTATTGAGCATGAGGAAGAGCTCGATGAAGATGAGGTGAAACCCTCTGACAGACAAAATAGGAAGAAATGTGTTCAAATGCTCAGGACCTTCGTACAGTCAAGAACTGACAATAAAAATAACCTCAGTGTGATTTTGGAGTGCCTCAATGATGTCG GCCAAGAGCTGCAGAACATACAGGATGATAAAAGATTCCAATTAGCAGAATTAGAGGAATGGGTGGTGGAGATTGAAGATAACATCCAGATGTTCCTCTGTGACATGACGTCATGCCTGGTGCGACTGAAAGAGTTAGGGGCTCTGCTGTTTCAGCTGGACAGTAAGCCAaccaaaaagaaaaaggaag AAATTACTAAGGATGGTGTGTGGCGATGGTGGAGGGAGTCAAAGGTTAATGGAAAGATCCTCTGGAAGCTACAGGCATTTCGACCACCTTCAGCTAAAAACATCTTGTTGGAAATCAGTTTAGGGACCAAAACAGCCACAGAGCTCTCCTTTATGCTGGCGGACATGGCTGAATCACTGTCCTGCAACAGAGCCATGGGAATGGCCTTTACATATGCCCAGTCTGGGTTGCAGAATTTGAACGGTGCATTTCAGGAACAGTCATCCCATGTCCAGCACCTGCAAACACTGCTGGATCAGTTGAAGCTTGACTGGCAAGCAGAAGTGAACCGTACCAAAGCAGAGCTTGAGGACTGCAAGAAGAAGGTTGCTAAACTAGAGGGAGAGAACCGCAGACTGAGAGAGGAAAAGGATACCTGTCAGTTACTCGTCCATCAACTGACGGAGGACAACAGGAGTCTGTCTGAACAGCAAACGGCTCTAAGAGCTCCATCTGGAAAGAGGCCAGTGCTTGCACACTCAGCAATGGTGGAGAGTAAGAGCAATCTTCTTGAGGGCTTCCACTCATATGTGTTGAATATTATAGAAACATATCTTTCAAAAATACCAAGGCATAAGGAGAATGACATACCTGAGGAGCTACAGGACAAAGGGCTCAATGCAGATGTTGCCAGTGAACCAGGCATTCTCTATACCATCCTGCTAAATATCATCAATGATTCTTTCAAGAACCTTGATGTCAGTCTATATAGTCATGACCCTGAAATAATTTTGGAAATGGCTACATCAGACATTGAAGTAGATCAAGGCAAGTTCCCTGAGAACGCCACCAAAACATCTGTGAATATCCCAACAGAGATCAGAAACACATTCCCTACGCATAAACTGGACATCTCAAAAATGGATCTTGATGAACAGATTCCTGTAGATCACAACCTAGCAAGAAACAAGAAGTTCCCCGAGCACAAGTGGGACACTGCAGAAGCTCGTGTAGTTGACAAGGAGGCACACGATGAAGACGAAATTGGAGATTCATTGACTGTCATGGAGCAGCTGAGTGACACAAACAGGAGGAAGCAGGATCCCACAGAGCTGCTGGTCCACCACAATGTCCAGCAAATGTGTAGCCAGACAAAGACTAAGCAAACAGAACTAACTGAGGACCAATCAGGTTATTCATTCCAGGAGAGGCTGAGCTGCACCTCAAGCCCAACATCTGACCGTGTAAACGAGGAGGGACCTGATGAGACATGCCAGAAGTCAACGAAACCCCCCCAAACCAAGAGGAGTGTGACAAGGTGTGTCAAGCTGGACGATTCCACTCAAAAACAGAAGGGAACTCTAAAAACATTGCTTCAGTCAGAAAATGTGaagcattttgaaaatgaaatggagagagagggagacaataTATCAAGAACCTTGCTGGAAGGAGTCAG GTATCAAATGGACCACGAGACCAAAAGGACAAATCTACTCTTGCTGCAGAATGCTATGCAGAATGGCAAAATATCTGTACAACTTTACAAATTATGTAAAGAACTCATGGGAAATGCTCATAATGTAAAACTAAAGTGCCTTGTCTTCCTACTGCGGAAATATATGGCATTTAGAGCATTATGGCAAGTCAG GCATCAGCTGAACTTGAAGCTTTGTTCTGCTCGTGAGCAGAGGAACGGGCTGGCCGTGAAGGAGTACTACATCATCCTGACTAAGCTGGAGAGATATGAGGGACTAGTTCTGGGGCGGTGGAGGACTAGGCAAACAGAAGAGGAACGACGTTACCGCACCAGCCTCGGCAGAATCATCTACATGTTCAACCGT CTGCGGGAGGAGTACTGTCTGGACCTGCTGAATCCATGTCCTTGCAAAAGCTACTTACTAGGGCATCACTTCTTGGCTTTTGAACCAAGAGAAATACAGAGGCCTGTGATTCATCCACGATGGTGCCACTCCATGAAATCACCAAACTATCTGATGAAACCAAAGAAAAATATTTCTCTTCTACCAGGGACCAG